A window of Tissierellales bacterium genomic DNA:
TTTAGCTGAATAAAATCTAAAATAACAGGGAAATAATCCCTGCTATTTTAAACCTTCTTAATAAAGGTCCCATCATCTATCTGTTTAAATGCTGTTCTCAACTCTTCTTTTGTGTTCATAACTACTGGCCCACCCCAAGCTATTGGCTCCTTTATTGGTTTACCAGATAATAATAAAAATCTTACTCCTTTTTCATTAGCTCTAA
This region includes:
- a CDS encoding pirin-like C-terminal cupin domain-containing protein — encoded protein: RANEKGVRFLLLSGKPIKEPIAWGGPVVMNTKEELRTAFKQIDDGTFIKKV